From a single Miscanthus floridulus cultivar M001 chromosome 8, ASM1932011v1, whole genome shotgun sequence genomic region:
- the LOC136470613 gene encoding uncharacterized mitochondrial protein AtMg00810-like, whose product MRRRGKEELIVGVYVDDLIVTGARAEDIDNFKHDMMARFRMSDLGALSYYLGIEVRQGKEAPTLGQSAYASKLLEQSDMAKCKPCMTLIEERLKLTKAYNAAKGQTSKSVLLSHLVTIAAWQPDMSVY is encoded by the exons atgcgGCGACGGGGGAaagaggagctcatcgtcggcgtgtatgtggacgacttgatcgtcaccggcgcgcgtgcggaggacatcgacaactTCAAGCACGATATgatggctcgttttcgaatgagtgatctcggcgcactctcctactacctcggcatcgaggtgagacaggggaaggaggcgcccACACTCGGTCAGAGCGCATACGCCTCAAAGTTGTTGGAGCAGAGCGACATGGCTAAGTGCAAGCCGTGCATGACTCTGatagaggagcggctgaagctgacgaaggcctataacgcggcgaag GGGCAGACGtcaaagtcagtcctgctgtcacatctagtcactatagcagcatggcagcctgacatgtctgtgtactag
- the LOC136474896 gene encoding transcription factor bHLH94-like has product MALEAVVFPKELLACTVKARPASLGCGFHTEELEDKGGVVLQGEAAEALPPPGSGSGAATTWEWDAVLFPCSTAPGAVEECWDVQHQLSVSPPPPVPSAIAASSSARGKAAAAARRRLRRPKAVKNTEEMESQRRNHIAVERNRRRQMNEYLSVLRSAMPPSYAQRGDQASIVAGAINFVKELEQLLQSLEAQKRRQGGCTEPPPPPAPFAGFFTFPQYSTAATGVVGSSDSAGSGGDQSGGGCAGAGARRGVADIEVALAESHANVKVLAPRRPRQLLRMVVALQCLGLTVLHLNVTTTADHLAFYSLSLKMEDECRLSSVDDIAAAVNEILGKISDECAANYLLAA; this is encoded by the exons ATGGCGCTCGAAGCTGTGGTGTTCCCGAAGGAGCTCCTTGCGTGCACGGTGAAGGCGCGCCCGGCGTCACTGGGATGCGGCTTCCATACCGAGGAGCTCGAGGACAAGGGCGGCGTGGTTCTGCAAGGAGAGGCCGCCGAAGCGCTGCCGCCGCCCGGTTCCGGTTCCGGTGCGGCCACCACGTGGGAGTGGGACGCGGTGCTCTTCCCGTGCTCCACTGCACCTGGCGCAGTGGAGGAGTGCTGGGATGTGCAGCACCAGCTCTCCgtgtccccgccgccgccggtgccctCCGCCATCGCAGCGTCGTCGTCCGCGCGCGGCAAGGCTGCCGCGGCGGCACGGAGACGACTGCGACGCCCGAAGGCGGTGAAGAACACGGAGGAGATGGAGAGCCAGCGGCGCAACCACATTGCCGTGGAGCGCAACCGGCGGCGGCAGATGAACGAGTACCTCTCCGTGCTCCGCTCCGCCATGCCGCCCTCCTACGCGCAGCGG GGTGACCAGGCGTCGATCGTGGCTGGTGCCATCAACTTCGTCAAGGAGCTGGAGCAGCTGCTGCAGTCGCTGGAGGCGCAGAAGCGGCGCCAGGGCGGGTGCACCGAGCCACCGCCACCTCCGGCGCCGTTCGCTGGCTTCTTCACGTTCCCTCAGTACTCCACCGCCGCGACGGGTGTGGTTGGCTCTAGTGACAGTGCTGGCTCCGGCGGTGATCAGAGTGGCGGCGGCTGCGCGGGAGCGGGAGCGCGGCGGGGCGTGGCCGACATCGAAGTGGCCCTGGCAGAGAGCCACGCCAACGTGAAGGTGCtcgcgccgcggcggccgcggcaGCTGCTGAGGATGGTGGTGGCGCTGCAGTGCCTTGGCCTCACCGTGCTCCACCTCAACGTGACCACCACCGCCGATCACCTGGCCTTCTACTCCCTCAGCCTCAAG ATGGAGGATGAGTGCCGGCTGTCGTCGGTAGATGACATCGCCGCCGCGGTGAACGAGATACTCGGCAAGATCTCCGACGAGTGCGCCGCCAATTACTTATTAGCTGCTTAG
- the LOC136470612 gene encoding uncharacterized protein — MTDDLEMGDSSGAVVASQPQQEVIVRTVREVNGTSWPTLTRTNYDKWAVTMKMMLALSTLTIENVTGRLWVMDERLEQATAMTDSGKLLLIEDEWTARRKKSREASSSHGGDGKRHDKASSEKKKKKVKECPNHKQEKKTEAHLAQAGDDDEANLLMATFCALHDVEAKEKGERMAVEEPRKALKVVHLDEPCAQVHLGRVGGKQEQRWYLDSDASNHKTGSKEAFSELDGNMTGMVKFGDCSRVTIRGHDTIIFRCQNSEHRTLMDVYYILQLRYSIISIGQLDERSSEVEQLVCLAAWHTEKQWLRHDRFNHLSFNVLGRLEKMVRELPPHQACKRVV, encoded by the exons ATGACGGATGATTTGGAGATGGGCGATAGCAGCGGCGCTGTTGTGGCTTCCCAGCCACAACAGGAGGTCATtgtgcgcacggtgcgggaggtcaacggcaccagttggccgacgctgactcgcacaaACTATGAcaagtgggcggtgaccatgaag ATGATGCTGGctctgtccaccctcaccattgagaatGTGACTGGTCGGTTATGGGTGAtggacgagcgcctagagcaggcgacagcaatgaCAGATAGCGGCAAGCTACTGCTGATAGAGGATGAGTGGACTGCTCGAAGGAAGAAGTCTAGGGAAGCCTCCTCtagccacggtggcgatggcaagcgccatgacaaggcttcttcagagaagaagaagaagaag gtaaaggagtgcccaaatcacaagcaggagaagaagactgaggctcatctggcacaagctggtgatgatgatgaggccaatCTCCTGATGgcaacgttctgtgcactgcatgacgttgaggccaaggagaagggagagaggATGGCAGTGGAAGAGCCTAGGAAGGCTCTGAAGGTTGTCCACCTCGATGAAccatgcgcccaagtccacctcggacgtgtgggcggcaAACAGGAGCAGCGATGGTACCTAGACTCTGACGCTAGCAACCACAagacgggctccaaggaagccttctctgagctcgacggcAACATGACCGGcatggtgaagtttggtgactgCTCAAGGGTGACGATCCGAGGGCACGataccatcatcttcaggtgccagaatagTGAGCACCGCACGCTAATGGATGTGTACTACATCCTACAGCTACGTtatagcatcatcagcattggccagctggatgagcgcagcagcgag gtggagcagctagTGTGCCTGGCAGCATGGCACACCGAGAAGCAATGGCTACGGCATGACCGGTTCAACCATCTCAGCTTCAACGTGCTCGGTcgactggagaagatggtccgagagcTGCCCCCACATCAAGCATGCAAGCGAGTAGTGTGA
- the LOC136474895 gene encoding blue copper protein-like, whose amino-acid sequence MASSWVSRLPLAVLLLVACSSTAAATSYTVGDGSGWTTGVDYTSWAASKNFKVGDNLVFNYAKGLHTVVEVSAAEYMACTAANPLGSDSSGATTVALKTPGTHYFVCSITGHCGAGMKLAVTVGGSNSPATTPTPTTPRTSPTTPTTPYTTPTTPTTTTPYTTPTTPTCSGGGGTTATPGMTPFMSYPSAAGLGSEALAGFALVWCVIVQLALL is encoded by the exons ATGGCTTCTTCCTGGGTTTCTCGGTTGCCTCTGGCAGTGCTGCTGCTCGTGGCCTGTTCCTCCACGGCAGCCGCCACCAGCTACACCGTCGGCGACGGGTCCGGCTGGACGACCGGCGTCGATTACACATCTTGGGCCGCCTCCAAAAACTTCAAAGTCGGGGACAATCTCG TGTTCAACTACGCGAAAGGGCTGCACACGGTGGTGGAGGTGAGCGCGGCCGAGTACATGGCGTGCACGGCCGCCAACCCGCTGGGCTCCGACAGCAGCGGCGCGACCACCGTGGCCCTCAAGACGCCCGGCACCCACTACTTCGTGTGCAGCATCACCGGGCACTGCGGCGCCGGGATGAAGCTCGCCGTGACCGTCGGCGGCTCCAACTCCCCTGCCACCACGCCGACACCGACGACCCCGCGGACGTCCCCTACGACCCCAACCACGCCTTACACGACGCCAACGACCCCGACCACCACCACGCCGTACACGACGCCGACGACCCCGACGTGCTCTGGCGGTGGTGGCACCACGGCAACCCCGGGCATGACTCCGTTCATGTCATACCCCAGCGCAGCCGGCCTCGGGTCGGAGGCGTTGGCTGGCTTTGCTCTGGTTTGGTGTGTGATCGTCCAGCTAGCGCTGCTTTAG